Within Sporosarcina sp. PTS2304, the genomic segment CACCGAATAAAATGAAAGCGGAGTTGTATATTCATGCAACGAATGAAGAATTCTTATCCGACAAAGAACTTTTTCTAAAACAAGCTGCAGAATTATTGGATGCGAAAGAAATTCAGTACGACCAAGAGCAGTTGGAAAATATGCCGTTTTTGCCGAGTAATCCTATCCCGATCGCAGTAGGGAAAGAACCGGTACAAGGAGAAAGCGCGAAAATCACCTATATTGAAATGCCTGACCGTAAACCGAGCATTCGCGAAGATGGGTCAGCGGATCATTATGAACTGAATTTCGTTACCTCTATCGCGAAAGATGAGTGGCTCGGAGAAAAGATTCCCGCAAAAGAAGGAATCGAAGGCTACAATATTTTCGGTGAGCCGATTGCTGCGAAAAAAGGGGAAGATAAAAAGTTGCAGTATGACCGAAAATCCGTCGGTGAATTTGAAGAAGACGGGAAAATCGTCTTGCGGGCGCTTTTCGGCGGATCCCTTGAAGAACTGCATGGTGCTGTGAGTGTCGGAAAACAACTCGTTATAGCGGGTGATGTAGGCACAAAAACAGGATCTATCCGATTTGACGGGTCGGTTTTAGTGCATGGTACTGTATCGGCGGGATTTTCCGTTCATGCGACGGGGGACATTTCGATTGAAGGGAAAGAAGGCGTCACGAATGCCAAGGAAATTCAATCGGAAGAAGGCGATGTGTACATTAAAGGCGGTGTGTTTGGAGCGGGTGAAACGATCATCCAGGCAAAAAATAATGTCTTTGTAAAACATGCGAACAATTGCAAAATCTACGGCAAGAAAGTGAATGTCGGTGTCTATTCGCTCGGTTCTGAAATTTTCGCGGAGCATATTTGTATCGATCGCCACAAAGGAAAAGTCATAGGCGGGGTACTTGAAGCACTATTTTCTATAGAATGTGCATATGCTGGAAATACGAATGAACGCTTGACGAAACTGACGGTGAAAGGGCTCAGTAAAGAAGGAGAACTTGAGTCGATCCAACGACTGGCGGAACAATTAAAAGGCGAACATGAAGATTTGAAGAAAATCAAATTGACGCTGGAAAAAATGGAACAGGCGAAAGCTAGTCTTTCTGCCGAACAACTAGAGTTGCTGGATAAAATGCATACTACAATGCAAGTAAAACAACAGCAAATAATGGGCTTAGACCAGACGATCAAAACGAAGCTACAACTTGTACAAATCGCTACTTCGCCAACGATTGAAGTGACAAAAGAAGCGTTCCCAGGTGTCGTTCTTCAAATTGGTAAACAGATGAATATGTTAACCCGTTCTACTCAAGGTGTATTTGAACTAACGAGCGAAGGAGTATTGAATGTCTGACAATCAAATATTTGCGCATCGCGGGGCATCGGGCAGTCATGTGGAAAATACGATGAGTGCGTTTAAGGCTGCTGTGAGAAAAGGTGCGGACGGCATTGAATTGGACGTTCAACAGTCGAGTGATGGAGAGTTATTCGTCATTCATGATGAGAATTTACAGCGTTTGACAGGTGCCCATCAACAAATTGATCAACTAACAGCGAAGGAACTACAGCGTATGAAAGTAGGAAGAAGCGGGTCGCGGTGGATGTACGGACACTCCATTCCTCTTTTATTTGACGTGGTTTCTTTCTGTTCTGCGCACCGGATGGCATTGAATATTGAGCTGAAGCAAACGGTTTATCGTCAACGTGAAGTCATTCAGCGGATTTTGCAGTATGTTGAAGGGTTGGACAATGTGCATTTGTCTTCTTTTGACTATGAGACGATGCAGCTCGTTCGAGAAGAAGAGGAAGCGATGGAAACGGCTTTGTTAGTGAAGAAGAAGACGGTGGATTGGGCGGATTTGCCAAGCTACGATGTCGACGCGTTGCATTTTCATAAGCGTTTGTGGAGAGAGCCTTATCAGTCAGCATTAGCGGCAAGCGGCAAGACGTTGCGAATGTATGGTGTGACAGGGAAAGAGTCATTTTTACTTAGTTGTCCTGAAGTGACCGGTTGGATTACGGATTATCCGAAACGGTTACGACGGAAGTTTGGGTAGGGTTACGCACGGAGATGTGGAAGTCAAAAATGCATGAAGGACCGTTTGTTGGCTTCATGCATTTTCTTTATTTATTCATATCTTTTTTAAATCGATCAGCTGCTCGTCCGTTTCTTCGGTCGCGTCGCAATAGGAAGCCTGCGAAAAATCCAAGACCGGCTACGAATAGTAGTAAGCCGCCGAGGAATTGCAACCAAATAAATGGGAACGGCTGGAACAAATGTCCGAAGAGCGAGTCACGCATTAATTTTATACCGAGAGCTGCTGCAATTCCCGGAATCAATAGTACAATAAACGCAGCAAGACGTGCCATTTCATTCAACCCCTTATCGATTTAATTTTACAACGTCATGATAGATTGTCAAGGACTCTGCCATCATGTACGATATAGATAGAACAGATGAATGGAACGGGAAAGAAAACTGAAAACTTTCAAAGTTGCATTCTAGCAAGAAGAAATTTAAAATTACATACAATGGCTATTTTGTAATTTATCATTACCTAATCTTTATCTAATCTTTTGAAAATTTGGAGGGGTACGAATGGAACTATTTACGTATATGGAAGAACATGATTATGAGCAGCTCGTTTTATGTCATGACAAAACGTCTGGATTGAAAGCAGTGATCGCGATTCACGATACAACGCTTGGACCGGCTCTTGGCGGTGCGCGTATGTGGACGTATGCTAGTGAAGAGGCAGCGATTGAAGATGCGTTGCGCTTAGCAAAAGGCATGACGTATAAAAACGCGGCAGCTGGGTTAAATTTAGGCGGCGGTAAAACAGTAATTATCGGGGATCCGAAGACGGACAAGAATGACGAGTTGTTCCGTGCGCTAGGTCGTTATGTAGAAGGCTTGAATGGTCGATACATTACAGCAGAAGACGTAGGGACGACAGAATTCGACATGGATCTAATCCATTTAGAAACGGATTATGTCACAGGTATTTCTTCCGGTGAAGGTTCATCCGGCAATCCATCTCCAGTTACAGCGCTTGGAATTTATAAAGGAATGAAAGCCGCGGCGAAAGAAGCATTCGGTGATGATTCTCTAAAAGGGAAAACGATTGCAGTTCAAGGGGTCGGCAACGTAGCCTTTACGCTCTGTGAATATTTGCATGAAGAAGGCGCGAAGCTGATCGTTACGGATATTAATGAAGAAGCGGTGCAGCGTGCAGTCGATACATTTGGTGCAACGGCTGTCGCTACGGATGAAATCTATTCACAAGACGCGGACATTTTTGCTCCATGTGCATTAGGTGCAGTCATTAATGACGAGACGATTCCACAATTGAAAGTAAAAGTAGTAGCGGGATCAGCGAACAACCAATTGAAAAATCCGGAACACGGTGACCGTTTGCATGAACTAGGCATCGTCTACGCACCGGACTACGTGATCAATTCAGGTGGCGTGATCAACGTAGCGGACGAATTAATCGGCTACAATAAAGAGCGTGCACTGAAGCGAGTGGAAGGTATTTACGATACGATTCTAAAAATCTTCGCAATTTCTAAACGTGACGGCATTCCTTCCTACTTGGCAGCTGATCGTCTAGCAGAAGAGCGCATCGCACGTGTAAGCGCAACGAGAAACACATTTTTACGTTCAGAAAAAAATATTTTATCCAATAAAAAATAATTATTGAAACAGAATGGTAGGCGTACGCCTACCATTCCAATTGTATGCCTTCGCATACATAGTGGTGTAACGGAAGGAGTCCTAGGCTTGAGTAAAGAATATGACTTAGTAATTTTAGGTGGCGGAACGGGCGGGTATGTGGCGGCAATTCGCGCGGCACAACTCGGTTTAACGACAGCGATCGTTGAAAAATCCAAACTTGGCGGTACGTGTCTGCATAACGGATGTATTCCGAGTAAAGCATTGTTGAAAAGCGCAGAAGTATTTCGTGTCACTCAACAACAAGCAGATGAATTCGGTGTGAAAACAGGAGACGTGTCATTGGATTTCTCACAAGTGCAAAAGAGAAAACATCAAATTGTCGATCAATTGCATGCTGGTATTAAAGGCTTGATGAAAAAAGGAAAAATAGATGTCTACCACGGAACGGGTAGAATTTTAGGTGCGTCCATTTTTTCCCCGATGCCAGGCACGATTTCAGTAGAGATGGACAATGGCGAAGAAAATGAAATATTAATTTTGAAAAACTTATTAATTGCGACAGGCTCAAAACCGCGTACACTTCCGGGGCTCGAACTGGATGAAACGCACGTGCTGTCTTCTGATGGAGCTTTAGTTATGAATGCGCTTCCATCTTCCATGACAATTATAGGGGCAGGTGTGATCGGCATCGAATGGGCTTCCATGCTGACTGATTTTGGTGTGAACGTGACAGTGCTTGATCGATTGGATCATATTTTACCGACGGAAGATCGTGAAGTGTCCGTTGCGATGAAGAAAGCATTGGAAAAGCGCGGTGTCACGTTTATTTTAGGGGCTGCGATTGATACGGAATCTCTTGAAAAAGCCGAGACGGTGACGATTTCGTATACAGTAGACGGAGCGACACATTCGATTAGTAGTGATAAGATTCTCGTTTCTGTCGGACGTTCGGCAGTAGTCGATGATATCGGTTTGGCGAATACGGAAATTCAAGTGGAAAACGGTTTCATTCAGACGAACAAAACCTATCAGACGAAAGACGATCATATTTATGCGATTGGTGATGTGATCGGCGGTCTTCAACTCGCTCATGTGGCGGAGCATGAAGGACTTCACGCGGTGGAACATATGGCAGGACGTAAAGTCGAACCGATTGATTATGAGATGGTTCCCCGGTGCGTCTACTCCTATCCTGAAACCGCTGCTGTAGGATTAACGGAACAGCAAGCACGCGATCAAGGCTATGAAGTGAAGATCGGGAAATTCCCTTTCCAAGCAAATGGCAAGGCATTGGTGAATGGTCATGCGGATGGTTTCGTGAAACTCGTTACGGATCAGCAAACCAACGATATTCTCGGTGTTCATATGATGGGGGCGCACGTCACGGACCTCATCTCAGAAGCGGGATTAGCGATGGTCATGAATGCGATTCCTTGGGAAGTTTCTTCTATGATACATCCCCACCCTACATTATCAGAAGCGTTCGGTGAAGCGGCGTTGGCAGTAGAAGGACTCGCCATTCACATGTAAAGGAGGAAATGGTTTTGAACAATCGACATATTGAATTAGGATTGACAGATGAAGATGTGTTGCAAATGTATGAAAAGATGTTGATGGCCCGTCGTTTAGATGAACGGATGTGGCTGCTTAACCGTGCGGGCAAAATTCCGTTCGTTATTTCATGTCAAGGACAAGAAGCGGCACAAGTAGGCGCGGCTTTTGCGCTGGATAATGAAAAAGATTGGATCGCACCGTATTATCGGGATATGGGGATTGTTTTGCACTTTGGCATGACACCGAAAGAGTTGATGCTGTCGGCTTTCGCGAAAGCTGAAGATCCGAACTCGGGCGGGCGCCAAATGCCTGGACATTTCGGACAGCGAAAAAACCGTATTATTACAGGATCTTCTCCCGTCACCACACAATTACCGCATGCAGTCGGTGTTGCACTTGCTGCCAAAATGAATAAAGAAGATTTCATCACATTCGTCACGCTTGGAGAAGGCTCTTCCAATCAAGGAGACTTCCATGAAGGGATGAACTTCGCTGGTGTGCATAAATTGCCGACTGTTATTATGGTGGAAAACAATAAATATGCGATTTCCGTTCCAGTCGACAAACAAATCGCGTGTGAGCACGTATCCGATCGTGCTATTGGCTATGGAATGCCAGGTGTCACGGTTGACGGCACCGATCCATTAACTGTCTATGAAGCGGTGAAAGAAGCGGCAGATCGTGCGAGAGGCGGAGAGGGTCCAACGTTAGTCGAAGCGGTTTGTTATCGATTAACTGCCCACTCTTCTGACGATGACCAGCGCTTGTATCGAGATGCGGAAGAACTGGAGCAGGAAAAGAAACTCGATCCATTACTGACATTCATTCAGTACTTGCAAGAGCAGGATGTATTAACGGATGAGCTGCAAAATGAAATCGAAGAACGCGTGAAATTATTAGTTGATGAAGCGACTGAATATGCAGAGTTGGCTCCTTATGCACGTCCTGAACATGCATTGCGACATGTGTATGATGAAGAAGGAGGCGAAGCATAATGGCCGTTCGTTCATTTATAGATGCAATCAATATGGCGATGAGAGAAGAAATGGAGCGCGATGATCAAGTATTCGTGCTGGGTGAAGATGTGGGGCGTAAAGGCGGCGTATTTAAAGCGACGATCGGCTTATACGATCAGTTCGGGGAATACCGTTCGCTCGATACACCGCTTGCGGAATCTGCTATTGCAGGGGTCGCGATTGGTGCGGCAATGTATGGGATGCGTCCGATTGCTGAAATGCAGTTTGCGGATTTTATTATGCCAGCGGTCAACCAAATCGTTTCTGAAGCGGCGAAAATTCGTTATCGTTCGAATAATGATTGGTCTTGTCCGCTTGTCATTCGTGCGCCATTTGGTGGAGGAGTCCATGGAGCGCTATATCATTCGCAGTCGGTTGAATCGATGTTTGCTTCTACTCCAGGATTGAAAATTGTCATCCCTTCCACTCCGTACGATGCGAAAGGATTGCTGAAAGCCGCCGTGCGTGACGAAGATCCGGTATTATTTTTCGAGC encodes:
- a CDS encoding alpha-ketoacid dehydrogenase subunit beta, whose amino-acid sequence is MAVRSFIDAINMAMREEMERDDQVFVLGEDVGRKGGVFKATIGLYDQFGEYRSLDTPLAESAIAGVAIGAAMYGMRPIAEMQFADFIMPAVNQIVSEAAKIRYRSNNDWSCPLVIRAPFGGGVHGALYHSQSVESMFASTPGLKIVIPSTPYDAKGLLKAAVRDEDPVLFFEHKRAYRLIKGEVPDEEYVLPIGKADCKREGEDLTIITYGLCVHFALQAAERLADDGISVHILDLRTVYPLDKEAIIEAASKTGKVLLVTEDNLEGSIMSEVSAIIAEHCLFELDAPIKRLAAPDVPAMPYAPTMEKFFMMNPDKVEKAARDLAEF
- a CDS encoding glycerophosphodiester phosphodiesterase family protein; translated protein: MSDNQIFAHRGASGSHVENTMSAFKAAVRKGADGIELDVQQSSDGELFVIHDENLQRLTGAHQQIDQLTAKELQRMKVGRSGSRWMYGHSIPLLFDVVSFCSAHRMALNIELKQTVYRQREVIQRILQYVEGLDNVHLSSFDYETMQLVREEEEAMETALLVKKKTVDWADLPSYDVDALHFHKRLWREPYQSALAASGKTLRMYGVTGKESFLLSCPEVTGWITDYPKRLRRKFG
- a CDS encoding DUF342 domain-containing protein; the encoded protein is MLIENEFLHLFEKDNKIIMQTKKAGFPIKSFDALTSKFPRLKLHSFKELMKALQTEGEHEIGVFTAPCELYISPNKMKAELYIHATNEEFLSDKELFLKQAAELLDAKEIQYDQEQLENMPFLPSNPIPIAVGKEPVQGESAKITYIEMPDRKPSIREDGSADHYELNFVTSIAKDEWLGEKIPAKEGIEGYNIFGEPIAAKKGEDKKLQYDRKSVGEFEEDGKIVLRALFGGSLEELHGAVSVGKQLVIAGDVGTKTGSIRFDGSVLVHGTVSAGFSVHATGDISIEGKEGVTNAKEIQSEEGDVYIKGGVFGAGETIIQAKNNVFVKHANNCKIYGKKVNVGVYSLGSEIFAEHICIDRHKGKVIGGVLEALFSIECAYAGNTNERLTKLTVKGLSKEGELESIQRLAEQLKGEHEDLKKIKLTLEKMEQAKASLSAEQLELLDKMHTTMQVKQQQIMGLDQTIKTKLQLVQIATSPTIEVTKEAFPGVVLQIGKQMNMLTRSTQGVFELTSEGVLNV
- a CDS encoding DUF2627 domain-containing protein is translated as MARLAAFIVLLIPGIAAALGIKLMRDSLFGHLFQPFPFIWLQFLGGLLLFVAGLGFFAGFLLRRDRRNGRAADRFKKDMNK
- a CDS encoding amino acid dehydrogenase, producing MELFTYMEEHDYEQLVLCHDKTSGLKAVIAIHDTTLGPALGGARMWTYASEEAAIEDALRLAKGMTYKNAAAGLNLGGGKTVIIGDPKTDKNDELFRALGRYVEGLNGRYITAEDVGTTEFDMDLIHLETDYVTGISSGEGSSGNPSPVTALGIYKGMKAAAKEAFGDDSLKGKTIAVQGVGNVAFTLCEYLHEEGAKLIVTDINEEAVQRAVDTFGATAVATDEIYSQDADIFAPCALGAVINDETIPQLKVKVVAGSANNQLKNPEHGDRLHELGIVYAPDYVINSGGVINVADELIGYNKERALKRVEGIYDTILKIFAISKRDGIPSYLAADRLAEERIARVSATRNTFLRSEKNILSNKK
- the lpdA gene encoding dihydrolipoyl dehydrogenase, translating into MSKEYDLVILGGGTGGYVAAIRAAQLGLTTAIVEKSKLGGTCLHNGCIPSKALLKSAEVFRVTQQQADEFGVKTGDVSLDFSQVQKRKHQIVDQLHAGIKGLMKKGKIDVYHGTGRILGASIFSPMPGTISVEMDNGEENEILILKNLLIATGSKPRTLPGLELDETHVLSSDGALVMNALPSSMTIIGAGVIGIEWASMLTDFGVNVTVLDRLDHILPTEDREVSVAMKKALEKRGVTFILGAAIDTESLEKAETVTISYTVDGATHSISSDKILVSVGRSAVVDDIGLANTEIQVENGFIQTNKTYQTKDDHIYAIGDVIGGLQLAHVAEHEGLHAVEHMAGRKVEPIDYEMVPRCVYSYPETAAVGLTEQQARDQGYEVKIGKFPFQANGKALVNGHADGFVKLVTDQQTNDILGVHMMGAHVTDLISEAGLAMVMNAIPWEVSSMIHPHPTLSEAFGEAALAVEGLAIHM
- a CDS encoding thiamine pyrophosphate-dependent dehydrogenase E1 component subunit alpha → MVLNNRHIELGLTDEDVLQMYEKMLMARRLDERMWLLNRAGKIPFVISCQGQEAAQVGAAFALDNEKDWIAPYYRDMGIVLHFGMTPKELMLSAFAKAEDPNSGGRQMPGHFGQRKNRIITGSSPVTTQLPHAVGVALAAKMNKEDFITFVTLGEGSSNQGDFHEGMNFAGVHKLPTVIMVENNKYAISVPVDKQIACEHVSDRAIGYGMPGVTVDGTDPLTVYEAVKEAADRARGGEGPTLVEAVCYRLTAHSSDDDQRLYRDAEELEQEKKLDPLLTFIQYLQEQDVLTDELQNEIEERVKLLVDEATEYAELAPYARPEHALRHVYDEEGGEA